One stretch of Malus domestica chromosome 14, GDT2T_hap1 DNA includes these proteins:
- the LOC139191197 gene encoding uncharacterized protein: MTNMSRSPFTDEIEQAEPPHKFSMPHFTFFKGDGDPKRHIKDYRSTMVLYRNNDALMYMIFATTLQGEAQDWFYTLPPRSIRSFADISLVFTKEYSSYHSIKKKFDYLFNVKKNPNESLCDYVKRFKAEKEKILRCDDLIASDEVRRVDKGPELPRKESAVVQKNEDGKQSNKSRQETKGRDRPTTKEGSTTKNYYKFSILIHQILCNIKKEPWFKSPKQSKRDTSKLDHTAEHSTEVPVTQLTTAILGRTT, encoded by the exons atgaccaacatgagcaggtcacccttcacagatgagatcgagcaggcagagcctccacataagtttagcatgccacatttcacgtttttcaaaggagatggagatCCAAAGAGGCATATTAAGGATTATCGAAGCACGATGGTCCTTTATCGGAACAACGACGCTCTCATGTACatgatattcgccaccactttacaaggcgaagctcaagattggttctacaccttgCCACCACGATCAATCCGAAGTTTTGCTGatatttccttggttttcaccaaagaatactcatccTACCActcgatcaagaaaaagttCGACTACTTATTCAACGtgaagaagaacccaaatgagtcgCTTTGTGACTACGTGAAGAGGTTTAAAGCAGAGAAGGAGAAGATACTCAGATGTGACGACTTAATAGCAAGT gACGAGGTTCGACGAGTAGATAAGGGGCCTGAGCTACCTCGAAAAGAATCGGCAGTGGTTCAAAAGAATGAGGATGGGAAGCAGTCCAACAAAAGTAGGCAGGAAACTAAGGGTAGGGACCGACCCACGACCAAAGAAGGCTCGACGACCAAGAACTACTATAAGTTCTCAATTTTGATCCACCAAATCCTTTGCAACATCAAGAAAGAACCATGGTTCAAGTCGCCAAAACAATCAAAGagagatacttccaagttggatCACACCGCTGAGCATTCCACCGAGGTCCCGGTCACACAACTGACAACTGCTATACTTGGTAGAACTACCTAG